From the Butyrivibrio fibrisolvens genome, one window contains:
- a CDS encoding cysteine desulfurase family protein, giving the protein MGVYLDYNATTPIDKRVLDYMVEVYTNKFGNADSRTHDYGDNARKIVEQARKSVANLLSVNSTEVFFTSGSTESSNIAIRGLIDYANSVGKKHVITTSIEHKAVLETVKSLKKDGFSIDIVNPEIDGRVSASRILDLVRDDTLLVSVMHANNETGIIQPIDLLGETLASRDVFFHVDATQSCGKLVEELRNTKYDMLSLSAHKFNGPQGIGALVLKKKKYKLPPIKAITYGGQQEHGIRPGTIPVALVAGLGKACEIAAAEYKTNYDHCLEIKNVVKKIIEDSGLEYEYNGDQNYCMPNTINVSFNGIESEALMLSSKQYCGVSNGSACTSNDYSPSYVLTAMGIDKDKISSAIRISWGADSDLDDVKKNIKELLTVAKGLVF; this is encoded by the coding sequence ATGGGAGTATATCTAGATTATAATGCAACGACACCAATCGATAAGAGAGTTCTTGATTATATGGTAGAGGTATATACCAATAAGTTTGGAAATGCTGATAGCAGAACTCATGATTATGGTGATAACGCAAGGAAAATTGTAGAACAGGCAAGAAAAAGTGTCGCAAATCTTTTAAGCGTTAATAGTACAGAGGTGTTTTTTACAAGTGGATCAACTGAAAGTAGTAATATTGCGATTAGAGGACTTATAGATTATGCAAATTCTGTAGGCAAAAAGCATGTTATTACTACTAGCATTGAGCATAAGGCTGTGCTTGAAACTGTAAAAAGTTTGAAGAAAGATGGCTTTTCTATTGATATAGTTAATCCAGAAATTGATGGAAGAGTTAGTGCAAGTAGAATATTAGATTTAGTAAGAGATGATACGTTATTAGTTAGTGTAATGCATGCTAATAATGAAACAGGAATCATCCAGCCAATAGATTTACTAGGTGAAACTTTGGCTAGTAGAGATGTTTTTTTTCATGTGGATGCAACTCAAAGTTGTGGAAAGCTTGTTGAAGAACTTAGAAATACTAAATACGATATGCTTTCGCTTAGTGCACATAAGTTTAATGGTCCACAAGGAATAGGAGCATTAGTTTTAAAAAAGAAAAAATATAAATTACCTCCTATAAAGGCTATAACATATGGAGGTCAGCAAGAGCATGGTATAAGGCCAGGAACGATACCAGTGGCATTGGTTGCAGGCCTTGGCAAAGCTTGTGAGATTGCAGCGGCAGAATATAAAACTAATTATGATCATTGCCTTGAAATAAAGAATGTAGTCAAGAAGATAATAGAGGATTCTGGATTAGAATATGAATATAACGGTGATCAGAATTATTGTATGCCTAATACAATAAATGTTAGTTTCAATGGAATTGAATCCGAAGCATTGATGCTTTCATCTAAACAGTATTGTGGGGTATCTAATGGTTCCGCATGTACATCTAATGATTATAGTCCTAGCTATGTACTGACAGCTATGGGGATTGATAAGGATAAAATATCATCGGCTATAAGAATTAGTTGGGGAGCGGATTCTGATTTAGATGACGTCAAGAAGAATATCAAAGAATTACTAACAGTTGCAAAAGGGTTGGTTTTCTAA
- a CDS encoding HNH endonuclease: MAGYDKTFGSIKDYAVSDDKIWSLFNYVFSDSSKKRNTYKFGLIKSLLDNAFNGKKTEKGVYYTYEEIFSKFAENYWNLVVKYDLRQMRPDGKSKYSRIESIFIKAVTDNTIISVLEFQSLDIDLKKSLIKQVSKECRKYVIGALYEDFDGLIYDFDLADDGLTLNPVFSDFMLKYKSELERLNYYSWAKFLEQVNDENVLIKVLEKLELATPKREDLSIYRELLRREFEENTCFYCGKKLNDKAHVDHFIPWSFVKDDKIWNFVLACPSCNSKKNNKIPKREYIVKIERRNNCIKTSHDIIIETEMSEYSDDVIERMWKYAMLSGYKEYQ, encoded by the coding sequence ATGGCAGGATATGATAAAACATTTGGAAGTATAAAAGATTATGCTGTAAGCGATGACAAGATATGGTCTTTGTTTAACTATGTTTTTTCTGATTCCAGCAAAAAGAGGAATACCTATAAATTTGGATTAATAAAGTCTCTGCTTGATAATGCGTTCAATGGGAAGAAAACTGAAAAAGGTGTGTACTATACATATGAAGAGATCTTCTCTAAATTTGCCGAAAATTATTGGAATTTAGTGGTTAAATATGATTTACGGCAAATGAGACCTGATGGAAAATCAAAGTACTCAAGAATAGAATCGATTTTTATTAAGGCTGTAACTGATAATACAATAATTAGTGTGTTGGAATTTCAGTCTCTTGATATTGATTTGAAAAAATCGCTTATAAAGCAAGTCTCAAAAGAGTGCAGGAAGTATGTGATTGGCGCATTATATGAAGATTTTGATGGGCTTATTTATGATTTTGATCTTGCTGATGATGGATTAACATTAAATCCTGTTTTTTCAGACTTCATGCTAAAGTATAAATCAGAATTAGAAAGATTAAACTATTATTCCTGGGCAAAATTTCTTGAGCAGGTGAATGATGAGAATGTTTTAATTAAGGTTCTCGAAAAACTTGAACTTGCAACTCCAAAACGTGAAGATCTTTCTATATATAGGGAGTTACTCAGAAGAGAGTTTGAAGAAAATACGTGTTTTTATTGCGGGAAGAAACTGAATGATAAAGCTCATGTAGATCACTTTATTCCATGGTCATTTGTAAAAGACGATAAAATCTGGAATTTCGTTTTGGCGTGTCCATCTTGTAATAGCAAAAAAAATAATAAAATTCCTAAAAGAGAGTATATTGTAAAGATTGAAAGAAGGAATAATTGCATAAAAACTTCGCACGACATTATTATTGAGACAGAGATGAGCGAGTATTCAGATGATGTAATTGAACGAATGTGGAAGTATGCAATGCTTAGTGGATATAAAGAATATCAATAA
- a CDS encoding class I SAM-dependent methyltransferase: MIDRNIEYYNINADSFFEGSVNADMSVVRNRFLKYVPYGGKILDAGCGSGRDSKAFLSEGYDVVAFDASKEMCKRASEYIGREVLNMRFEDISFDKEFDGIWACASLLHVPSDDLPDVLQRMKKALKPGGAIYASFKYGEGTTVRGESI; encoded by the coding sequence ATGATAGATAGGAACATTGAATATTATAACATTAACGCAGATAGCTTCTTTGAAGGATCTGTTAATGCTGATATGTCAGTAGTAAGGAATAGATTTTTAAAATATGTTCCTTATGGTGGCAAGATCCTTGATGCTGGCTGTGGAAGTGGAAGAGATAGTAAGGCTTTCTTGTCAGAAGGATATGATGTTGTAGCTTTTGATGCATCCAAGGAGATGTGCAAGAGGGCTTCTGAGTATATTGGCAGGGAAGTTCTTAATATGCGTTTTGAAGATATTTCTTTTGACAAGGAATTTGATGGAATCTGGGCGTGTGCTTCGCTGCTGCATGTGCCTTCAGATGATCTTCCTGATGTATTACAGAGGATGAAGAAGGCTCTAAAACCTGGTGGAGCCATTTACGCATCCTTTAAGTATGGCGAGGGAACGACTGTCAGAGGAGAGAGTATTTAG
- a CDS encoding glutaredoxin, with protein sequence MIKIYGMPTCPYCDYVHEQIKGREDEFEYINIGENIRNMSAFTRLRDTNPVFDHCKEIGDVGIPAFVFEDGRVSIDPADAGLIEYGTPGACSIDDHKNGRKGC encoded by the coding sequence ATGATCAAGATCTATGGTATGCCCACTTGCCCATATTGTGATTATGTTCATGAGCAGATCAAGGGCAGAGAAGATGAATTCGAGTACATAAATATCGGCGAGAATATCCGTAATATGAGTGCCTTCACCAGACTTCGTGATACCAATCCTGTATTTGATCATTGCAAGGAGATTGGCGATGTAGGTATTCCTGCTTTTGTATTTGAAGATGGCAGGGTGTCGATAGACCCGGCTGATGCGGGACTTATTGAGTATGGTACGCCGGGGGCTTGTTCTATTGATGATCACAAGAACGGCAGGAAAGGGTGCTGA